The DNA region GCGTGTAATCAGTGTCCAGGAAGATCGTGCGCGCATCGTCCTTCATCCACTTTCTGGCGCGCCAGGTGATGAACTTCGGGATGGTCAATTTTTTCAGGTCGAGCGCACATTGTTCGACGACGAGGATGTTGGTGATCACCAGAAAGGTGCTCGTGAATCCCATCTCGGGGAAGTTCAGATACAGCCGGTTCGCGCCGAAAGTGACTTCGTCGCGCAGAAGACTCAGATCGGTCTTCCGCAGGCTGGGCCCGTTTCCGATCACGAAGCAGCGCCGCCCCGAATATTTGTTGTGATACGAACGCAGGCTGGCTGCATCTTTCCGGCGGCGAACGCTGACCGCCGCGGACAGCTTATGGCGTCCCCGGTTGTACCAGGACCAATACAGGTTCGAAATCGGGCGCCACAGCACGCTTGGGATTACCTGTTTCATGAATTGCTTTATAGATTGCACGACCATCCCACCTCGCAGAATGTATTGATTTCAGCGAACGAACCCAGCTATATCTCCACGCACAATACATGCCAGACGACCCGACCGTTCCCATTCGATTCAGATCAAGTCTAATCAGTAACGTCACTTCGGGCGTAGAACATCTGCGTATTGGACTGAATACCGCGCTCGACGATCGCATTTTCGCGACAATGGATCGGTTGCAGCTTGTGTACGTCAATATCCGAGAAAGAAACATATCCCGGAAATGTCTTGTCGGGACGTAAAAAT from Anaerolineales bacterium includes:
- a CDS encoding DUF115 domain-containing protein, translating into MKQVIPSVLWRPISNLYWSWYNRGRHKLSAAVSVRRRKDAASLRSYHNKYSGRRCFVIGNGPSLRKTDLSLLRDEVTFGANRLYLNFPEMGFTSTFLVITNILVVEQCALDLKKLTIPKFITWRARKWMKDDARTIFLDTDYTLPETFAQDVSGRVYEGNTVTYTSLQLAYHMGFSKVILIGVDHHYDTQGPANTVVVSQGEDPNHFHPDYFGKGFRWQLPDLVGSERAYKMARENFARDGREILDATIGGRLTIFPKVNYEDLF